The Rhizoctonia solani chromosome 13, complete sequence nucleotide sequence AATCTCGTTCCATGCCACCACCGTCGAATCATATATTCTCCTTTTTTTGGGCAAATAACAGGTAGCCAGGAATTATATAAAGCTGGTTTATCTGAACTACTGCTACAGACGACCACGACTACACAATGCTCGCTTCTACTTCACGGACTGCTACATATGTAGTGGGGCAACAGTGTCGGGTGTTTGTGTCGCGACGATGGATGAGTGTGCGACCAGAggaaaaagaagtacatggtaTGCGAATGAATTTATTGTATTTATATATACGACTTATATGCTATGTAGCACGTAAAAAGGTTACGATCCAAAAACTCCATGCACTCAAACAAAAGGGAACACCCATCACGGTGCTTACAGCCTACGATTATCCTAGTGGTGTACGGTGCGAACGTGGGGACATTGATGTCACACTCGTTGGGGATAGTTTGGCTCAAGTGGCTCTTGGGTATGACTCGACCACACGCCTGACGCTAGACGAGATGCTTCATCATATCCGTGCCGTCGCTCGAGGGTCGCGTGCGCCATTCTTAGTAGCAGATATGCCATTTGGAACGTACCATGCCTCAGTGGAAGACAGTATTCGCTCTGCTGTACGAATGGTTCGTGAGGGTGGAGCTGAAGCAGTCAAACTTGAGGGAGGGAAGGAACTCGTGCCTACCGTCAAGGCACTAACAAGCATTGGGATACCAGTCATGGCGCACATTGGGTTACTTCCACAACGACACACTGCCTCATCAGGGTACCGAGTTCAGGGGAAGGATACTGCGAGCGCAATCGAATTAATCCATGCGGCCAACGAATTGCAACATGCAGGGGCGTTTTCTATTGTTCTAGAGGCGGTCCCACACCTTCTTGCGACACATATCAGTAAACGAATACGCATACCTACTATCGGTATCGGTGCCGGACCCGGGTGCGATGGGCAAGTACTCGTTCAAGACGATGCATTGGGGGTATGGTCGGGCCACAAAGCTAAATTCGTACGAAGGTTCGCCGAGATTGGACCTGCAGCGACAGAGGGTGTCTGTGCATATGCCAAGGCGGTTAGGGATGGAAGTTTCCCGACTGTGGGCACCGAATCGTATGACATGGACCCCAAAGAATGGGAAAAAATTGCAGAACATGAACAAGCTTGAGAGTTGGGGATGATGTAATGGGTGATATACCGTTTATGGTATCTCTGTGTATTTGGCGTTAAATAATAACGAGGCGTAGTACGACGCGCATACATATACTATGACAATGAACCAAACATGGATATCTCATCCTACTTCCTTGCACTTTCGTTTCGCGTCTTGTACGTGACTATTGGTCGTAGTTTGGCGATCCCTCTTG carries:
- a CDS encoding 3-methyl-2-oxobutanoate hydroxymethyltransferase produces the protein MLASTSRTATYVVGQQCRVFVSRRWMSVRPEEKEVHARKKVTIQKLHALKQKGTPITVLTAYDYPSGVRCERGDIDVTLVGDSLAQVALGYDSTTRLTLDEMLHHIRAVARGSRAPFLVADMPFGTYHASVEDSIRSAVRMVREGGAEAVKLEGGKELVPTVKALTSIGIPVMAHIGLLPQRHTASSGYRVQGKDTASAIELIHAANELQHAGAFSIVLEAVPHLLATHISKRIRIPTIGIGAGPGCDGQVLVQDDALGVWSGHKAKFVRRFAEIGPAATEGVCAYAKAVRDGSFPTVGTESYDMDPKEWEKIAEHEQA